A genomic segment from Mastomys coucha isolate ucsf_1 unplaced genomic scaffold, UCSF_Mcou_1 pScaffold7, whole genome shotgun sequence encodes:
- the LOC116082562 gene encoding small integral membrane protein 15-like gives MLDMKAWAEYAVEWAAKDPYGFHTTVILALTPLFLASAELSWKSAKIIEAREKEQKKKQKRQENIAKAKPLKKD, from the coding sequence ATGCTTGACATGAAGGCTTGGGCTGAGTATGCTGTGGAGTGGGCTGCAAAGGACCCATATGGCTTCCATACCACTGTTATCTTGGCGCTTACGCCACTGTTCCTAGCTAGTGCTGAATTGTCCTGGAAGTCGGCTAAGATCATTGAAGCCagagagaaggagcagaagaagaagcaaaaacgGCAGGAAAACATCGCAAAAGCTAAACCACTAAAGAAGGATTGA